A stretch of the Takifugu flavidus isolate HTHZ2018 chromosome 1, ASM371156v2, whole genome shotgun sequence genome encodes the following:
- the LOC130540251 gene encoding ATP-dependent RNA helicase DHX8 isoform X2: MMADISVDELQQLEYLSLVSKVCTELDNHLGLNDKDLAEFVIHLAEKQPTFDGFKALLIQNGAEFTDSLISNLLRLIQTMRPPTKAGTSPASEASVQPKTRKEKLKEMFPALCRANDPAPEKLLDEDDVKVAADAMKELEMFLPSVSGTDPKTSRSRSEKSRRCSRSRSRSRERDRHRDRDREKDRKRTRRSRSRSRDRERCRERERGKRRDKSSRWSERSPSPRRERDPDRWKDKHVERPPPEEPSVGDIYCGKVTSIMQFGCFVQLEGLRKRWEGLVHISELRREGRVANVADVVRKGQRVKVKVLSFTGSKTSLSMKDVDQETGEDLNPNRRRNVGPDGSEEVSMRNPDRPSNLNLGHGPEVEQDDTLERKRLTKISDPEKWEIKQMIAANVLSKEEFPDFDDETGILPKVDDEEDEDLEIELVEEEPPFLRGHTKQSMDMSPVKIVKNPDGSLSQAAMMQSALAKERRELKQAAREAEMDSIPMGLNKHWVDPLPDTDGRQIAANMRGIGMMPNDMPEWKKHAFGGNKASYGKKTQLSILEQRESLPIYKLKEQLVQAVHENQILIVIGETGSGKTTQITQYLAEAGYTSRGKIGCTQPRRVAAMSVAKRVSEEYGCCLGQEVGYTIRFEDCTSPETVIKYMTDGMLLRECLIDSELGQYAIIMLDEAHERTIHTDVLFGLLKKTVQKRTDMKLIVTSATLDAVKFSQYFYEAPIFTIPGRTYPVEVLYTKEPETDYLDASLITVMQIHLTEPPGDILVFLTGQEEIDTACEILYERMKSLGPDVPELIILPVYSALPSEMQTRIFDPAPPGSRKVVIATNIAETSLTIDGIYYVVDPGFVKQKVYNSKTGIDQLVVTPISQAQAKQRAGRAGRTGPGKCYRLYTERAYRDEMLTTNVPEIQRTNLASTVLSLKAMGINDLLSFDFMDAPPMETLITAMEQLYTLGALDDEGLLTRLGRRMAEFPLEPMLCKMLIMSVHLGCSEEMLTIVSMLSVQNVFYRPKDKQALADQKKAKFHQPEGDHLTLLAVYNSWKNNKFSNPWCYENFIQARSLRRAQDIRKQMLGIMDRHKLDVVSCGKATVRVQKAICSGFFRNAAKKDPQEGYRTLIDQQVVYIHPSSALFNRQPEWVVYHELVLTTKEYMREVTTIDPRWLVEFAPAFFKVSDPTRLSKQKKQQRLEPLYNRYEEPNAWRISRAFRRR; the protein is encoded by the exons ATGATGGCGGACATCAGCGttgatgagctgcagcagctggagtaTCTTTCTCTGGTGTCTAAAGTCTGCACGGAGTTGGACAACCATCTGGGCCTTAATGACAAAGACCTCG CTGAATTTGTGATCCACCTTGCTGAAAAACAACCGACATTTGATGGATTCAAAGCTCTGTTGATCCAAAATGGAGCCGAATTCACG GATTCTCTCATCAGTAATCTGCTGCGACTCATCCAGACCATGCGGCCTCCAACCAAAGCCGGGACCAGTCCAG CTTCGGAGGCTTCAGTCCAGCCCAAGACCAGAAAGGAGAAGTTGAAGGAGATGTTTCCTGCTCTGTGTCGTGCAAATGATCCAGCCCCCGAA aaACTTTTAGATGAAGATGATGTGAAAGTAGCAGCTGATGCCATGAAAGAGCTGGAGATGTTTCTGCCCAGTGTCAGCGGGACGGACCCCAAAACCAGCAGGAGCAG GTCTGAGAAGAGCAGACGTTGCAGTCGGAGTCGCAGCAGAAGCCGAGAGAGAGACCGACACAGAGACCGAGATCGGgagaaggacaggaagaggactCGCCGGTCCCGGTCCCGCTCCAGAGACCGGGAGCGGTGCAGGGAGCGAGAGCGCGGCAAAAGGAGGGACAAGTCTTCCCGCTGGAGCGAGCGCTCTCCGAGCCCCAGGAGGGAGCGGGACCCTGATCGGTGGAAGGACAAACACGTGGAGCGCCCCCCCCCGGAGGAGCCCTCCGTGGGGGACATCTACTGTGGGAAGGTCACCAGCATCATGCAGTTTGGCTGCTTTGTCCAGCTGGAGGGGCTACG GAAACGGTGGGAGGGCCTGGTCCACATCTCCGAGCTCCGCCGAGAGGGCCGTGTAGCAAACGTGGCCGACGTGGTCCGCAAAGGCCAACGGGTCAAGGTCAAGGTTCTGTCCTTCACAGGTTCCAAGACCAGCCTCAGTATGAAG GATGTGGACCAGGAGACCGGAGAAGACCTGAAtcccaacaggaggaggaatgtTGGCCCGGACGGAAGTGAGGAAGTCTCCATGAGGAACCCTGATCGGCCCAGCAACCTGAACCTGGGCCACGGCCCCGAGGTGGAGCAGGACGACACACTGGAGCGAAAGAGGCTGACCAAGATCTCCGACCCAGAGAAGTGGGAGATCAAGCAG ATGATCGCTGCCAACGTCCTGTCCAAGGAAGAGTTCCCCGATTTTGATGATGAGACTGGGATTCTCCCTAAAGTGGACGATGAGGAGG ATGAGGATCTGGAAATTGAGCTGGTGGAAGAAGAGCCGCCGTTCCTGAGGGGACACACCAAGCAGAGCATGGACATGAGTCCTGTCAAGATCGTCAAG AATCCCGATGGCTCCCTGTCTCAGGCCGCCATGATGCAGAGCGCCCTCGCCAAGGAGAGACGGGAGCTGAAGCAGGCGGCCCGCGAGGCCGAGATGGACTCCATCCCCATGGGACTGAACAAGCACTGGGTGGACCCGCTGCCGGACA CTGACGGGAGGCAGATTGCTGCCAACATGAGGGGGATCGGAATGATGCCCAACGACATGCCGGAGTGGAAGAAACACGCGTTTGGGGGCAACAAGGCCTCGTATGGGAAGAAGACCCAGCTGTCCATCCTGGAGCAGCGGGAGAGCCTGCCCATCTacaagctgaaggagcagctcgTGCAG gccGTCCACGAGAACCAGATCCTGATTGTTATCGGTGAGACGGGCTCCGGGAAGACCACGCAGATCACCCAGTACCTGGCCGAGGCCGGCTACACCAGCAGGGGGAAGATCGGCTGCACCCAGCCCAGACGTGTGGCCGCCATGTCTGTGGCCAAGAGGGTGTCTGAGGAGTACGGCTGCTGTCTGGGTCAGGAG GTGGGCTACACCATCCGCTTTGAGGACTGCACCAGCCCAGAAACCGTCATCAAGTACATGACAGACGGAATGCTGCTGCGCGAGTGTCTGATCGACTCGGAACTGGGTCAGTACGCCATCATCATGCTGGACGAGGCCCACGAGAGGACCATCCACACCGACGTGCTCTTCGGGCTGCTGAAGAAG ACCGTTCAGAAACGGACCGACATGAAGCTGATCGTGACCTCGGCCACGCTGGACGCCGTCAAGTTCTCTCAGTACTTCTACGAGGCGCCCATCTTCACCATCCCAGGAAGAACCTACCCAGTGGAGGTGCTCTACACCAAAGAGCCTGAGACCGACTACCTGGACGCCAGTCTGATCACAGTCATGCAGATCCACCTGACGGAACCTCCAG GCGACATCCTGGTGTTCCTGACCGGACAGGAAGAGATCGACACCGCCTGTGAGATCCTGTACGAGCGCATGAAGTCGCTGGGGCCCGACGTTCCCGAGCTCATCATCCTCCCGGTTTATTCCGCCCTCCCCAGCGAGATGCAGACCAGAATCTTCGACCCGGCGCCGCCCGGCAGCAGAAAG GTGGTCATCGCCACCAACATCGCCGAGACCTCTCTGACCATAGACGGGATCTATTACGTGGTGGATCCCGGGTTCGTGAAGCAGAAAGTCTACAACTCCAAGACGGGCATCGACCAGCTGGTGGTGACGCCCATCTCCCAG GCTCAGGCCAAGCAGAGGGCGGGCCGAGCTGGCAGAACCGGACCCGGGAAGTGTTACCGGCTGTACACCGAGAGGGCCTACAGAGACGAGATGTTGACCACCAACGTGCCGGAGATCCAGAGGACCAACCTGGCGAGCACGGTGCTGTCTCTGAAG gcCATGGGCATCAACGACCTGCTGTCCTTCGACTTCATGGACGCTCCTCCCATGGAGACGCTGATCACGGCCATGGAGCAGCTCTACACGCTGGGAGCGCTGGACGACGAGGGGCTGCTCACCCGGttggggaggagg atGGCCGAGTTCCCCCTGGAGCCCATGCTGTGTAAGATGCTGATCATGTCCGTCCACCTGGGCTGCAGCGAGGAGATGCTGACCATCGTCTCCATGCTGTCGGTGCAGAACGTCTTCTACAGGCCCAAA GACAAGCAGGCTTTGGCTGACCAAAAGAAGGCAAAGTTCCACCAGCCTGAGGGAGACCATCTGACCCTGTTGGCAGTTTACAACTCCTGGAAGAACAACAAGTTCTCCAACCCCTGGTGCTACGAGAACTTCATCCAGGCTCGCTCCCTTCGCAGAGCCCAGGACATCCGCAAACAGATGCTGGGAATCATGGACAG GCACAAGCTTGACGTGGTGTCCTGTGGCAAAGCAACAGTCCGGGTCCAGAAAGCCATCTGCAGTGGTTTCTTCAGGAACGCAGCCAAGAAGGATCCTCAGGAAGGCTACCGCACCCTGATCGACCAGCAGGTGGTCTACATCCACCCCTCCAGTGCTCTGTTCAACCGCCAGCCGGAGTG GGTCGTCTACCATGAGCTGGTGCTGACCACCAAGGAATACATGCGGGAGGTGACCACCATCGACCCCCGCTGGCTGGTGGAGTTCGCGCCTGCGTTCTTTAAGGTGTCCGACCCCACTCGCCTCAGCaagcagaagaagcagcagcgcCTGGAGCCTCTGTACAACCGCTACGAGGAGCCCAACGCCTGGAGGATCTCGCGCGCCTTCAGACGCCGTTGA
- the LOC130540251 gene encoding ATP-dependent RNA helicase DHX8 isoform X1: MMADISVDELQQLEYLSLVSKVCTELDNHLGLNDKDLAEFVIHLAEKQPTFDGFKALLIQNGAEFTDSLISNLLRLIQTMRPPTKAGTSPASEASVQPKTRKEKLKEMFPALCRANDPAPEKLLDEDDVKVAADAMKELEMFLPSVSGTDPKTSRSSRSEKSRRCSRSRSRSRERDRHRDRDREKDRKRTRRSRSRSRDRERCRERERGKRRDKSSRWSERSPSPRRERDPDRWKDKHVERPPPEEPSVGDIYCGKVTSIMQFGCFVQLEGLRKRWEGLVHISELRREGRVANVADVVRKGQRVKVKVLSFTGSKTSLSMKDVDQETGEDLNPNRRRNVGPDGSEEVSMRNPDRPSNLNLGHGPEVEQDDTLERKRLTKISDPEKWEIKQMIAANVLSKEEFPDFDDETGILPKVDDEEDEDLEIELVEEEPPFLRGHTKQSMDMSPVKIVKNPDGSLSQAAMMQSALAKERRELKQAAREAEMDSIPMGLNKHWVDPLPDTDGRQIAANMRGIGMMPNDMPEWKKHAFGGNKASYGKKTQLSILEQRESLPIYKLKEQLVQAVHENQILIVIGETGSGKTTQITQYLAEAGYTSRGKIGCTQPRRVAAMSVAKRVSEEYGCCLGQEVGYTIRFEDCTSPETVIKYMTDGMLLRECLIDSELGQYAIIMLDEAHERTIHTDVLFGLLKKTVQKRTDMKLIVTSATLDAVKFSQYFYEAPIFTIPGRTYPVEVLYTKEPETDYLDASLITVMQIHLTEPPGDILVFLTGQEEIDTACEILYERMKSLGPDVPELIILPVYSALPSEMQTRIFDPAPPGSRKVVIATNIAETSLTIDGIYYVVDPGFVKQKVYNSKTGIDQLVVTPISQAQAKQRAGRAGRTGPGKCYRLYTERAYRDEMLTTNVPEIQRTNLASTVLSLKAMGINDLLSFDFMDAPPMETLITAMEQLYTLGALDDEGLLTRLGRRMAEFPLEPMLCKMLIMSVHLGCSEEMLTIVSMLSVQNVFYRPKDKQALADQKKAKFHQPEGDHLTLLAVYNSWKNNKFSNPWCYENFIQARSLRRAQDIRKQMLGIMDRHKLDVVSCGKATVRVQKAICSGFFRNAAKKDPQEGYRTLIDQQVVYIHPSSALFNRQPEWVVYHELVLTTKEYMREVTTIDPRWLVEFAPAFFKVSDPTRLSKQKKQQRLEPLYNRYEEPNAWRISRAFRRR, encoded by the exons ATGATGGCGGACATCAGCGttgatgagctgcagcagctggagtaTCTTTCTCTGGTGTCTAAAGTCTGCACGGAGTTGGACAACCATCTGGGCCTTAATGACAAAGACCTCG CTGAATTTGTGATCCACCTTGCTGAAAAACAACCGACATTTGATGGATTCAAAGCTCTGTTGATCCAAAATGGAGCCGAATTCACG GATTCTCTCATCAGTAATCTGCTGCGACTCATCCAGACCATGCGGCCTCCAACCAAAGCCGGGACCAGTCCAG CTTCGGAGGCTTCAGTCCAGCCCAAGACCAGAAAGGAGAAGTTGAAGGAGATGTTTCCTGCTCTGTGTCGTGCAAATGATCCAGCCCCCGAA aaACTTTTAGATGAAGATGATGTGAAAGTAGCAGCTGATGCCATGAAAGAGCTGGAGATGTTTCTGCCCAGTGTCAGCGGGACGGACCCCAAAACCAGCAGGAGCAG CAGGTCTGAGAAGAGCAGACGTTGCAGTCGGAGTCGCAGCAGAAGCCGAGAGAGAGACCGACACAGAGACCGAGATCGGgagaaggacaggaagaggactCGCCGGTCCCGGTCCCGCTCCAGAGACCGGGAGCGGTGCAGGGAGCGAGAGCGCGGCAAAAGGAGGGACAAGTCTTCCCGCTGGAGCGAGCGCTCTCCGAGCCCCAGGAGGGAGCGGGACCCTGATCGGTGGAAGGACAAACACGTGGAGCGCCCCCCCCCGGAGGAGCCCTCCGTGGGGGACATCTACTGTGGGAAGGTCACCAGCATCATGCAGTTTGGCTGCTTTGTCCAGCTGGAGGGGCTACG GAAACGGTGGGAGGGCCTGGTCCACATCTCCGAGCTCCGCCGAGAGGGCCGTGTAGCAAACGTGGCCGACGTGGTCCGCAAAGGCCAACGGGTCAAGGTCAAGGTTCTGTCCTTCACAGGTTCCAAGACCAGCCTCAGTATGAAG GATGTGGACCAGGAGACCGGAGAAGACCTGAAtcccaacaggaggaggaatgtTGGCCCGGACGGAAGTGAGGAAGTCTCCATGAGGAACCCTGATCGGCCCAGCAACCTGAACCTGGGCCACGGCCCCGAGGTGGAGCAGGACGACACACTGGAGCGAAAGAGGCTGACCAAGATCTCCGACCCAGAGAAGTGGGAGATCAAGCAG ATGATCGCTGCCAACGTCCTGTCCAAGGAAGAGTTCCCCGATTTTGATGATGAGACTGGGATTCTCCCTAAAGTGGACGATGAGGAGG ATGAGGATCTGGAAATTGAGCTGGTGGAAGAAGAGCCGCCGTTCCTGAGGGGACACACCAAGCAGAGCATGGACATGAGTCCTGTCAAGATCGTCAAG AATCCCGATGGCTCCCTGTCTCAGGCCGCCATGATGCAGAGCGCCCTCGCCAAGGAGAGACGGGAGCTGAAGCAGGCGGCCCGCGAGGCCGAGATGGACTCCATCCCCATGGGACTGAACAAGCACTGGGTGGACCCGCTGCCGGACA CTGACGGGAGGCAGATTGCTGCCAACATGAGGGGGATCGGAATGATGCCCAACGACATGCCGGAGTGGAAGAAACACGCGTTTGGGGGCAACAAGGCCTCGTATGGGAAGAAGACCCAGCTGTCCATCCTGGAGCAGCGGGAGAGCCTGCCCATCTacaagctgaaggagcagctcgTGCAG gccGTCCACGAGAACCAGATCCTGATTGTTATCGGTGAGACGGGCTCCGGGAAGACCACGCAGATCACCCAGTACCTGGCCGAGGCCGGCTACACCAGCAGGGGGAAGATCGGCTGCACCCAGCCCAGACGTGTGGCCGCCATGTCTGTGGCCAAGAGGGTGTCTGAGGAGTACGGCTGCTGTCTGGGTCAGGAG GTGGGCTACACCATCCGCTTTGAGGACTGCACCAGCCCAGAAACCGTCATCAAGTACATGACAGACGGAATGCTGCTGCGCGAGTGTCTGATCGACTCGGAACTGGGTCAGTACGCCATCATCATGCTGGACGAGGCCCACGAGAGGACCATCCACACCGACGTGCTCTTCGGGCTGCTGAAGAAG ACCGTTCAGAAACGGACCGACATGAAGCTGATCGTGACCTCGGCCACGCTGGACGCCGTCAAGTTCTCTCAGTACTTCTACGAGGCGCCCATCTTCACCATCCCAGGAAGAACCTACCCAGTGGAGGTGCTCTACACCAAAGAGCCTGAGACCGACTACCTGGACGCCAGTCTGATCACAGTCATGCAGATCCACCTGACGGAACCTCCAG GCGACATCCTGGTGTTCCTGACCGGACAGGAAGAGATCGACACCGCCTGTGAGATCCTGTACGAGCGCATGAAGTCGCTGGGGCCCGACGTTCCCGAGCTCATCATCCTCCCGGTTTATTCCGCCCTCCCCAGCGAGATGCAGACCAGAATCTTCGACCCGGCGCCGCCCGGCAGCAGAAAG GTGGTCATCGCCACCAACATCGCCGAGACCTCTCTGACCATAGACGGGATCTATTACGTGGTGGATCCCGGGTTCGTGAAGCAGAAAGTCTACAACTCCAAGACGGGCATCGACCAGCTGGTGGTGACGCCCATCTCCCAG GCTCAGGCCAAGCAGAGGGCGGGCCGAGCTGGCAGAACCGGACCCGGGAAGTGTTACCGGCTGTACACCGAGAGGGCCTACAGAGACGAGATGTTGACCACCAACGTGCCGGAGATCCAGAGGACCAACCTGGCGAGCACGGTGCTGTCTCTGAAG gcCATGGGCATCAACGACCTGCTGTCCTTCGACTTCATGGACGCTCCTCCCATGGAGACGCTGATCACGGCCATGGAGCAGCTCTACACGCTGGGAGCGCTGGACGACGAGGGGCTGCTCACCCGGttggggaggagg atGGCCGAGTTCCCCCTGGAGCCCATGCTGTGTAAGATGCTGATCATGTCCGTCCACCTGGGCTGCAGCGAGGAGATGCTGACCATCGTCTCCATGCTGTCGGTGCAGAACGTCTTCTACAGGCCCAAA GACAAGCAGGCTTTGGCTGACCAAAAGAAGGCAAAGTTCCACCAGCCTGAGGGAGACCATCTGACCCTGTTGGCAGTTTACAACTCCTGGAAGAACAACAAGTTCTCCAACCCCTGGTGCTACGAGAACTTCATCCAGGCTCGCTCCCTTCGCAGAGCCCAGGACATCCGCAAACAGATGCTGGGAATCATGGACAG GCACAAGCTTGACGTGGTGTCCTGTGGCAAAGCAACAGTCCGGGTCCAGAAAGCCATCTGCAGTGGTTTCTTCAGGAACGCAGCCAAGAAGGATCCTCAGGAAGGCTACCGCACCCTGATCGACCAGCAGGTGGTCTACATCCACCCCTCCAGTGCTCTGTTCAACCGCCAGCCGGAGTG GGTCGTCTACCATGAGCTGGTGCTGACCACCAAGGAATACATGCGGGAGGTGACCACCATCGACCCCCGCTGGCTGGTGGAGTTCGCGCCTGCGTTCTTTAAGGTGTCCGACCCCACTCGCCTCAGCaagcagaagaagcagcagcgcCTGGAGCCTCTGTACAACCGCTACGAGGAGCCCAACGCCTGGAGGATCTCGCGCGCCTTCAGACGCCGTTGA